CCGGCACCCGCTCCGACTTGGACGCGGCGCCGGCGCCGGGCCCCGGCCAGCGCTGCCCGCGCCAGCGCAGGCGGTGGCCCGCCGTCGTCGGCGATCTGCTCGAACGTCTGGCGCAGCGCGCCGGAAAGCTCGTCGTTCATCGCTGTGCTTCCTCCTTGGCGTGGAGTTCCGGTGCGAGCTGGCGCAGCCGGGCCAGCGCCCGCGCCGCCTGGCTGCGGACGGTCGACTCGGCGCACCCGAGGATCAGGGCGATCTCCTCGTCGGGCCGGTCCTCGAAATAGCGCAGCACCAGCACCGCCCGGTGTTTGGGCGCCAGCCGGCCCAGCGCCTGCCGCAGGGCGAGGTGCAGGTCGACGGTGTGCGTCGGATCGTCGGCAGCGGCGGCTTCGGGCAGCACGTCGGTGCTCAGCTCACGATGCCGCCGCAGGCTGCGCCACCAGCTCGTCTGCTGGCGGTAGAGCGCGGTGCGCAGGTAGGCCTCGGGCGCGCCGGAGCGGATCCGCGGCCAGTGCCGGGCGCCCTTGATGAGCACCGTCTGGAGCAGGTCCTCGGCCTGCTGGCGATGCCCGGTCAGCGCCAGCGCGGTGCGGAACAGCGCATGCGACCGGGCCGCGACGAACTCGCTGAACTCCGACTCGAGATCAGCATCCATGCTTGTCCCTCATACCCCTGACAACGCCGGCCACCGGGCCGGCTGCTGCCTGTGGGAGCGGGAAATCTAACGACGGGCCCTCGGCCGGGCGGCCTGACGGATTGCCTCGGCGACGTCGTCGGCCCGGGTGTGCTGGCCGCGCCAGTTGGCCAGGTTGGACTTCTGCACGGCCCACGCGGTGACCGCCCGCCCGGCGCGGGTCTCGATCCGCACGCCGCCGTAGCCGGTCTTGGCGTCGGTGATCTCGGCGATCGGCACACGCAGGGTACGCAGCGGGTTGCGTACGTCCACATCGGTCTCGGTCAGCGTCACGGCCGGCCGCAGCGTCAGGACCAGCGGCGCGACGACCAGCGCCACCCCGAGCAGCAGGCCGTAGGCGAGGCCCAACTCCATCCCGTCACGCGCGATGGCCAGCAGCGCGCGAACGACGACCACCAGCCCGAAGGCCGTGCCTACGAGCCCGGCCACCCGACCGGCCGTCGATACCCGCCACGTCTGTCGCATCGGGACAGGATAGTGATGGGCGTCAGGCCGGCGACAGGTAGAACCCGGCCTGATCCACGATCACGTCGACGGTGCTTCCACCGTTGTTGTAGACCAGGAACGAGTCCTGGCCGAGGCCGACGGTGACCAGGTTGGCCACGGTCTGCCCCTTGGTGAAGTTGAGCGCCGACACGACGGGGCGAGGTTGGCCGAACGGGTAGACCGACAGATACCCGTCGGACTTCGCGTTGGTCACGGTCAGGTTCGCCACGATGGCCGTGCGGGGGCACGGTGCCGAGCCGCACACGCTGGCGTTGACCGTGACGCGCACCGTCTTGCCGGGGCCGACCGGGGTGGCCGTGGTGCGGGTGTCGAGGATCCGCGTCGGGGAGGTCGGCAGGTAGGTGTCAGTGGCACCGGGCGCAAACCAACTGGACAGATCGGCGAGGAGGTGTACGGTCCCCGCGCCACCGAACGCGAACGCCACCTTGCCGTCGACGACCGGCGCGATCACCATGTTGTTCACGGTCTGGTCGGCGAGGAAGTTGACGTTCGACGTCGTCGGCACCGCCGCCCCGGGCGGAAACACGGTGATGTGGCCGCTCGTGGTCGGCTTCGTGACGGTCAGGTTGAGCACGGCCGCGGTCGTGCCCGCCGGCACCTTTGCCGACAGGTCGACGGTCACCTTCCCGTTAGGACCGATTGGCGTCGTGCCCGGCACGCCGATCGCCGCGCGGGTGTCGAGGACCCGCACCGGGCTCGCAGAGGTCAGCCCGGACCCGGTGTTGGCGTAGTAGCCGGCGATGTCGGCAACCACGTGGGTGGTGCCCGCACTGGCATTGGACAGGTACAACCCGTTGGGCCCGTTGCGCACGGTCACCAGGTTGGCGACCGTCTGCTTGGCCAGGAAGTTGATGCTCGACGTGGTCGGCTGGCTGTCGTCGTCTGGGTAGACCTTCAGGTAGCCGTTGGCGGTGGGCTGGGTCACGGTCACGTTGAGGA
This genomic interval from Asanoa ferruginea contains the following:
- a CDS encoding SigE family RNA polymerase sigma factor, translating into MDADLESEFSEFVAARSHALFRTALALTGHRQQAEDLLQTVLIKGARHWPRIRSGAPEAYLRTALYRQQTSWWRSLRRHRELSTDVLPEAAAADDPTHTVDLHLALRQALGRLAPKHRAVLVLRYFEDRPDEEIALILGCAESTVRSQAARALARLRQLAPELHAKEEAQR
- a CDS encoding PH domain-containing protein; the protein is MRQTWRVSTAGRVAGLVGTAFGLVVVVRALLAIARDGMELGLAYGLLLGVALVVAPLVLTLRPAVTLTETDVDVRNPLRTLRVPIAEITDAKTGYGGVRIETRAGRAVTAWAVQKSNLANWRGQHTRADDVAEAIRQAARPRARR